The stretch of DNA GTTTTCCCTCACAGTAAAAGATCATGGAGTTCTGTCAGGCAGCGGCACAGGTTTGACCTTTGGTCGTTTTGGCTTGTCTGTCCCTTTTTTTCAGCCAGTCTGCAATGGCAGGAACAAAGGCCTGCTGGCAGCTTCCGCTAACGTAAATGCCGATGTGGCCCGTATCCAGGCATATATCACGGGTATCGCGGCTTCCGGTGGATTCTCCCAGATTTCTGGCGGCTTCCGGTGGAACGAGATGGTCATATCGGCCATAAATATTGAGCAGGGGCATGGTTACAGCTTTCAGGTTCACTGTTTTGCCACCCACAACCATTCGGTTTTCAATAAGTTTGTTTTCCTGATAACAGTCCTTGATAAACTGATGGAAGGTTGCACCCGGTACATCCGGACTGTCAAAAATCCATCTTTCCATGCGGATAAAATCTTCTACGAAGGTTTTTCTGTGCATGTTTCTAAAAAATCCTACATACTTATCCATCATGAGCCGGGACGGGTTCAGCATGAGGAAACCCAGATTCATGACATCACCCGGAATATTACCCCAGGCCTGCACCATGGCGTCTGGATCCAGATTTTTCATCCATACGTGGAGGAGACCGGATTCATGATCGAAACGGGAAGGTGTGACGGTGGTGATCAGGGTTTTGACCTTTTCAGGGTGAAGTGCTGCATAGATAAGGGAGAATGTTCCTCCCATACAGACTCCCATCAGGTGTAGGGCTGAGACCTGATGGCGGTGGCAGATGAAGTTGATCATTCTGTCCATATATCCATTCACGTGGTCATCAATGGTCAAATACTGATCTTTGGCTTCCGGGTATCCCCATTCCAGCAGGTATACCTCAATGCCTTTGGACAGAAAGTTTTGGATTACGCTGCGCTCGGGCTGAAGATCCAGCATGGTTTCTCGATTGATGAGGGCATACACTATAAAGACCGGTGTGCTGAGGCCAGGACCTGAAGGAGGCATATAATGCTTGAGCCGGACCCTTCCTTCCTGATGCACAAGCTCAAAAGGTGTGGCAGCGAGGTC from Desulfobotulus pelophilus encodes:
- the phaC gene encoding class III poly(R)-hydroxyalkanoic acid synthase subunit PhaC, with the translated sequence MDNTIQNYFLQNLSQASRTMGYARESIGVITGRLNTDLAATPFELVHQEGRVRLKHYMPPSGPGLSTPVFIVYALINRETMLDLQPERSVIQNFLSKGIEVYLLEWGYPEAKDQYLTIDDHVNGYMDRMINFICHRHQVSALHLMGVCMGGTFSLIYAALHPEKVKTLITTVTPSRFDHESGLLHVWMKNLDPDAMVQAWGNIPGDVMNLGFLMLNPSRLMMDKYVGFFRNMHRKTFVEDFIRMERWIFDSPDVPGATFHQFIKDCYQENKLIENRMVVGGKTVNLKAVTMPLLNIYGRYDHLVPPEAARNLGESTGSRDTRDICLDTGHIGIYVSGSCQQAFVPAIADWLKKRDRQAKTTKGQTCAAA